One Myxococcota bacterium genomic region harbors:
- a CDS encoding TetR/AcrR family transcriptional regulator: MRVTAPPRRRRSHAERTAETRGRVLAAVVACIAELGFQRTTGGEIARRAGVSWGAIQHHFGDKNGVLAAALEASFARFAEALGEPDATGSVSERVDTFVDRAWHHFRSDHYRTTFEILLNLPPELDARWAVGTLRTWSRIWQDFFPESRLSKRETTDLMHYATSVLSGLATANVLEGRSPQVAARSLAFLKDTLVRELQQR; encoded by the coding sequence ATGCGCGTGACGGCTCCGCCGCGCCGGCGACGCAGTCACGCCGAACGCACGGCGGAGACGCGGGGCCGCGTGCTCGCTGCCGTCGTCGCCTGCATCGCCGAACTCGGCTTCCAGCGCACCACCGGCGGCGAGATCGCGCGCCGCGCGGGCGTGAGCTGGGGAGCGATCCAGCATCACTTCGGCGACAAGAACGGGGTGCTCGCTGCGGCGCTCGAAGCGTCGTTCGCGCGCTTCGCCGAGGCCCTCGGTGAACCGGATGCGACGGGCAGCGTTTCCGAGCGGGTCGACACCTTCGTCGACCGCGCCTGGCACCACTTCCGCAGCGATCACTACCGCACCACCTTCGAGATCCTGCTGAACCTGCCGCCCGAGCTGGACGCGCGCTGGGCGGTCGGCACACTGCGCACCTGGAGCCGGATCTGGCAGGACTTCTTCCCCGAGAGTCGGCTCTCGAAACGCGAGACGACCGACCTGATGCACTACGCGACGTCGGTGCTCTCGGGCCTCGCCACGGCGAACGTGCTCGAGGGCCGCAGCCCGCAGGTCGCCGCCCGCAGTCTCGCCTTCTTGAAGGACACGTTGGTCCGCGAGCTGCAGCAGCGTTGA
- a CDS encoding ATP-binding protein — MQPVLGASAILVGGLVFLGILAIVMDRVGRNSGGRDWALGWVCLWLSGLCVTLSEVQPWLRPGYPILATAYCALTIAGAARYRGVPVPEWLWGTAISVALLRIVLQPFLTEGATQVLGTAVIALALGFAAGLVWRGARLGNSPKCDRAIAWGTLSIPLVSAAYAYGKVIGAPPTHGLFAWLLGGILLGGIQAGCLLIRLEQASERSRASLEALIGSTPFGLVLCDSRGRVQTVNPVFAKLLGLDDPTAFLGGSLEPLHRRLAQLLHDPSRAIFAALPAKKSPLALEPRELQLEDGRLVVSDVRPVHGRDGEPMGSLWLLADVTEERRLQEQLGRSRRLETLGRLAGGVAHDFNNKLTAVLGNASVLRESFEPTDSRQAMLADLEHAAEYCSNLTQDLLDFAQAAPRARSEVSVRGFLDDLIQTMRPQLPRSLAVRVDVTEPGLRVYADPTQLERVFSNLLLNARDATAGEGRVTIAAHTIDRGRQIEIEIVDDGAGMDAETRDRIFDPFYSRKRTGTGLGLAIVHGIVTGHGGEVRVESEPGQGARFSTSWPAADAV, encoded by the coding sequence ATGCAACCCGTGCTCGGCGCTTCCGCGATCCTGGTCGGCGGCCTGGTCTTCCTGGGCATCCTGGCGATCGTGATGGATCGGGTCGGTCGCAACAGTGGTGGCCGCGACTGGGCACTCGGGTGGGTGTGCCTGTGGCTCTCGGGTCTGTGCGTCACGTTGAGCGAGGTCCAGCCGTGGCTGCGTCCCGGCTACCCGATTCTCGCCACCGCCTACTGTGCCCTGACCATCGCAGGCGCCGCGCGCTATCGCGGCGTCCCGGTCCCCGAGTGGCTCTGGGGGACAGCGATCAGCGTGGCCCTGCTGCGGATCGTGTTGCAGCCCTTCCTCACCGAGGGCGCCACCCAGGTGCTCGGCACGGCCGTGATCGCGCTCGCCCTCGGCTTCGCCGCCGGGCTCGTCTGGCGCGGCGCGCGACTCGGTAACTCGCCGAAGTGCGATCGCGCCATCGCCTGGGGCACGCTTTCGATCCCCCTCGTTTCCGCCGCCTACGCCTACGGCAAGGTCATCGGCGCCCCACCGACCCATGGCCTGTTCGCGTGGCTCCTCGGCGGCATCCTGCTCGGCGGCATCCAGGCGGGCTGCCTGTTGATCCGCCTCGAACAGGCGTCCGAACGCTCGCGCGCCTCGCTCGAGGCGTTGATCGGCTCCACCCCCTTCGGTCTGGTGCTCTGCGACTCGCGCGGACGGGTGCAAACCGTGAACCCGGTGTTTGCGAAGCTCCTCGGCCTCGATGATCCGACCGCGTTCCTCGGCGGAAGCCTCGAGCCCCTGCATCGGCGCCTCGCGCAGCTCCTGCACGATCCCAGCCGCGCCATCTTCGCGGCCCTCCCGGCAAAGAAATCGCCCCTCGCCCTCGAACCGCGGGAGCTACAGCTCGAAGACGGACGCCTCGTCGTCTCCGACGTGCGCCCGGTCCACGGGCGCGACGGCGAACCGATGGGTTCGCTGTGGCTCCTCGCCGATGTCACCGAGGAGCGCCGCTTGCAGGAGCAGCTCGGCCGCTCGCGACGACTCGAAACCCTCGGTCGCCTGGCCGGCGGCGTCGCCCACGACTTCAACAACAAGCTGACGGCAGTGCTGGGGAACGCATCGGTGTTGCGCGAGTCCTTCGAGCCGACGGACTCCCGCCAGGCGATGCTCGCAGACCTCGAGCACGCAGCGGAGTACTGCAGCAACCTCACCCAGGACCTCCTCGACTTCGCCCAGGCCGCTCCCCGGGCCCGCAGCGAGGTCTCGGTGCGCGGTTTCCTCGACGACTTGATCCAGACGATGCGACCCCAGCTGCCGCGCTCGCTCGCCGTCCGGGTGGACGTCACCGAGCCTGGGCTTCGGGTCTATGCGGACCCAACGCAGTTGGAGCGGGTGTTCTCGAACCTCCTCCTCAATGCGCGCGATGCCACGGCGGGCGAGGGTCGGGTGACGATCGCCGCACACACCATCGATCGCGGACGCCAGATCGAGATCGAGATCGTCGACGATGGCGCCGGCATGGACGCCGAAACCCGCGACCGCATCTTCGATCCGTTCTACTCGCGCAAGCGCACCGGCACCGGCCTGGGCCTCGCGATCGTCCACGGGATCGTCACCGGACACGGCGGCGAGGTGCGGGTCGAGTCCGAGCCGGGCCAGGGCGCCCGCTTCTCCACCAGCTGGCCGGCCGCGGACGCCGTGTGA
- a CDS encoding sulfotransferase — MAGEIIRITDLAQPELGDVQRAALNYADGLDLDLSVSAVLTKAREATGLDDFGPDDFEERLALWLSEPDEDPDRTNLGRLSLFNDCVRYATNRLRIHALLKEHPEIHDIEIKAPIIVVGLPRSGTTHLVNLIAADPRLRSMPLWEGQAPVAEENPTRDAADPRFQRCQKAWEQMQMMSPLTAAMHPMNPDHVHEELELMLPDFSSYNQEWVGRVPKWVEYYRSHDQRPHYEYMKTGLKILQWYAPRERWVLKCPQHLEQLGPLADCFPDATFAVTHRDPVAVIQSAATITCYGARMSYKTTPPEWYLEYWSQRIEQLLAASVRDRDRLPADRTIDVLFHEFMADDFAMVERIYDLAGLPMNAEVRRQIQDHLASHQRGKHGRVVYDLREDFGAEPKQVRAAFDFYLERFPVNLEVD; from the coding sequence ATGGCAGGCGAGATCATTCGCATCACCGATCTGGCGCAGCCCGAACTGGGCGACGTCCAACGCGCGGCCCTGAACTACGCCGACGGCCTCGATCTCGATCTCAGCGTCTCGGCCGTGCTCACCAAGGCCCGCGAAGCGACCGGACTGGACGACTTCGGGCCCGACGATTTCGAGGAGCGCCTCGCCCTCTGGCTCTCGGAACCCGACGAAGACCCGGACCGCACGAACCTGGGCCGCCTCTCCCTCTTCAACGATTGCGTCCGCTACGCGACGAACCGCCTGCGCATCCACGCACTCTTGAAGGAACACCCGGAGATCCACGACATCGAGATCAAGGCGCCCATCATCGTGGTGGGGCTGCCGCGCTCCGGGACGACGCACCTCGTGAACCTGATCGCCGCCGATCCGCGACTGCGCTCGATGCCGTTGTGGGAAGGCCAGGCACCGGTCGCCGAGGAGAACCCCACCCGCGACGCCGCCGATCCGCGCTTCCAACGCTGCCAGAAAGCCTGGGAGCAGATGCAGATGATGTCACCGCTCACGGCGGCGATGCATCCGATGAACCCCGACCACGTACACGAAGAACTCGAGCTCATGCTGCCCGACTTCTCGAGCTACAACCAGGAGTGGGTGGGGCGCGTGCCGAAGTGGGTCGAGTACTACCGCAGCCACGATCAGCGGCCCCACTACGAGTACATGAAGACAGGGCTGAAGATCCTGCAGTGGTACGCGCCGCGGGAGCGTTGGGTGCTGAAGTGTCCCCAGCACCTGGAACAACTCGGCCCCCTGGCCGACTGTTTCCCCGACGCGACCTTCGCCGTCACCCACCGCGACCCGGTCGCGGTGATCCAGTCGGCCGCGACGATCACCTGCTACGGCGCGCGCATGAGCTACAAGACGACGCCGCCCGAGTGGTACCTCGAGTACTGGAGCCAGCGGATCGAGCAGCTGCTCGCCGCCTCGGTGCGCGATCGCGACCGACTCCCCGCCGATCGCACCATCGACGTCCTCTTCCACGAGTTCATGGCCGACGACTTCGCGATGGTCGAGCGCATCTACGACCTGGCGGGCCTGCCCATGAACGCGGAAGTGCGTCGGCAGATCCAGGACCACCTCGCGTCCCATCAGCGCGGCAAGCACGGACGCGTCGTGTACGACCTTCGCGAGGACTTCGGGGCCGAGCCGAAGCAGGTGCGGGCCGCCTTCGACTTCTACCTGGAGCGCTTCCCGGTCAACCTCGAGGTCGACTGA
- a CDS encoding long-chain fatty acid--CoA ligase — translation MTMQRTPLLMHRLLDRGARVSPDVEVVTKTTDGTHRQSLAQTHARASQLANALAAAGVAVGDRVASFCWNNHYHLEMYQGVPSMGAVLHTLNIRLSPGELEYIINHAEDRIILVDQDLLPLLEPLVGKIPTVEKVVVCAEPGAEKWDTALPGAVDYDEWISSQSTEYEWPQIDENAPMGLCYTSGTTGHPKGVMYTHRSTYLHTMAVCMTDSMSLSATDSMQAIVPMFHAMSWGLPFAGLMLGTKTVLPHKFMTPDALLDLMAEEKVTISAGVPTIWQGAMAAIQAEPKRWDLSTVTRLTCGGSAPPPALIQWFFQQLGCEMIQGWGMTETNPLATVSRRIAKRAHLTMLDEERIANQCKAGLVIPGLEVEIFDEEWNPLPHDGKSVGEVCIRGPWICSEYYNNPQPDKFHEDWLVTGDVGMIDPEEYLILTDRSKDLIKSGGEWISSIDLENHICALPSVAQAAVVAAPHPKWDERPIAIVVAAAGQEPTPDEILAHCTERFAKWQLPDEVLFRESIPLTSTGKIDKKNIRADLDQEGYQLPDLR, via the coding sequence ATGACCATGCAACGCACCCCCCTGCTGATGCACCGCCTGCTCGACCGCGGTGCGCGCGTTTCCCCGGACGTCGAGGTGGTCACGAAGACCACCGACGGCACCCACCGCCAGTCCCTTGCGCAGACCCACGCACGGGCCAGCCAGCTCGCGAACGCCCTCGCCGCCGCGGGCGTCGCGGTCGGCGACCGGGTGGCCAGCTTCTGCTGGAACAACCACTACCACCTCGAGATGTACCAGGGCGTACCGTCGATGGGCGCGGTGCTGCACACGCTCAACATCCGACTCTCGCCGGGTGAGCTCGAGTACATCATCAACCACGCCGAAGATCGCATCATCCTGGTCGACCAGGACCTGCTGCCGCTCCTCGAGCCCCTCGTCGGGAAGATCCCGACGGTCGAGAAGGTCGTGGTGTGCGCCGAGCCGGGCGCGGAGAAGTGGGACACGGCTCTGCCCGGCGCCGTCGACTACGACGAGTGGATCTCTTCCCAGTCCACCGAGTACGAGTGGCCCCAGATCGACGAGAACGCGCCGATGGGTCTCTGCTACACGAGCGGCACGACGGGTCACCCGAAAGGGGTGATGTACACGCACCGCTCGACCTACCTGCACACGATGGCCGTCTGCATGACCGACTCGATGTCGCTCTCGGCCACCGACTCGATGCAGGCGATCGTGCCGATGTTCCACGCGATGAGCTGGGGGCTTCCCTTCGCAGGGCTGATGCTCGGAACGAAGACGGTCCTGCCCCACAAGTTCATGACGCCCGATGCGCTACTCGATCTGATGGCCGAGGAGAAGGTCACGATCTCGGCGGGCGTCCCGACGATCTGGCAGGGCGCGATGGCGGCGATTCAGGCCGAGCCGAAGCGCTGGGACCTCTCGACCGTCACGCGACTCACCTGTGGTGGCTCGGCTCCGCCGCCGGCCCTGATCCAGTGGTTCTTCCAGCAGCTCGGCTGCGAGATGATCCAGGGCTGGGGCATGACCGAGACGAACCCGCTCGCGACGGTCTCGCGCCGCATTGCGAAGCGCGCGCACCTGACGATGCTCGACGAAGAGCGCATCGCCAACCAATGCAAGGCGGGCCTCGTGATCCCCGGCCTCGAAGTCGAGATCTTCGACGAAGAATGGAACCCGCTGCCCCACGACGGCAAGAGCGTGGGCGAGGTGTGCATTCGCGGCCCGTGGATCTGCAGCGAGTACTACAACAACCCGCAGCCCGACAAGTTCCACGAAGACTGGCTCGTCACCGGCGACGTCGGGATGATCGATCCCGAGGAGTACCTGATCCTCACGGACCGCTCGAAGGACCTGATCAAGAGCGGGGGAGAGTGGATCAGCTCGATCGATCTCGAGAACCACATCTGCGCGCTGCCGTCGGTGGCCCAGGCAGCGGTGGTGGCGGCGCCCCACCCGAAGTGGGACGAGCGCCCGATCGCCATCGTGGTGGCGGCGGCGGGCCAGGAGCCGACGCCCGACGAGATCCTCGCCCACTGCACCGAGCGTTTCGCGAAGTGGCAGCTGCCCGACGAGGTGCTCTTCCGCGAGAGCATTCCGCTCACGTCGACCGGCAAGATCGACAAGAAGAACATCCGGGCCGATCTGGACCAGGAGGGGTATCAACTCCCCGACCTGCGCTAG
- a CDS encoding TetR/AcrR family transcriptional regulator, producing MARASARERLLDCAEALFADHGLSGVSLRAINAEAGLSPAALHYHFGSQRSLVEALLERRMPSLMGRRQQLLDSLEASAEAPSTRAVLEALMQPLAELLAEGGADGARYLRLIHRLRADGDLDPAFVVARWPGGVDRLVPLLARANPALPRPLVELRLAWAIDLLLRSLAHGPAPDGGLEAHANALLDFLTGAFEAPVTSPHA from the coding sequence ATGGCAAGAGCCTCGGCCCGCGAACGTCTGCTCGACTGCGCCGAGGCGCTCTTCGCGGACCACGGCCTGTCGGGGGTTTCGCTGCGGGCGATCAACGCCGAGGCGGGGCTCTCGCCGGCGGCGCTCCACTACCACTTCGGGAGCCAGCGCTCCCTGGTGGAAGCCCTGCTCGAGCGCCGCATGCCGTCCCTGATGGGGCGGCGCCAGCAGCTGCTCGACAGTCTGGAAGCGTCGGCCGAGGCGCCGAGCACGCGCGCCGTGCTCGAGGCATTGATGCAACCCCTCGCCGAGCTGCTTGCCGAAGGCGGGGCCGACGGCGCGCGCTACCTGCGCCTCATTCACCGCTTGCGCGCCGACGGCGATCTCGACCCGGCCTTCGTCGTGGCGCGCTGGCCCGGCGGCGTCGATCGCCTCGTCCCGCTCCTGGCACGCGCCAACCCGGCGTTGCCCAGGCCCCTCGTCGAGCTGCGGTTGGCCTGGGCGATCGACCTCTTGTTGCGCAGCCTCGCCCACGGCCCCGCTCCCGACGGCGGCCTCGAAGCCCATGCGAATGCCCTGCTCGATTTTCTCACCGGCGCTTTCGAGGCTCCGGTCACGTCCCCCCACGCCTGA
- a CDS encoding TauD/TfdA family dioxygenase: MSELESHPISGALGAELRGLDLSRPLAPEQSSAVLDALYTHKVVFFRGQDLTPEQHVAFSAGLAPVFTDHPAYLPTLDGHREIVVLEGQEGGRANLWHSDVSISPKPPMGSVLYMKQCPESGGDTMWADMTAAYEALSDRMKAYLDGLEAVHDLAGTVRNVVRERSQATKSPTGAMPDMSGLPRAIHPVVRTHPATGRKILYVNPTFTAHLEGLPPAEADALLAFLFQHQNQPEFQCRWRWQTGDVAIWDNRATHHYAIADYGDAPRTIHRTTLEGEAPF; encoded by the coding sequence ATGTCCGAACTCGAATCCCACCCGATCTCCGGCGCGCTTGGTGCCGAGCTGCGCGGACTCGATCTGTCCCGACCGTTGGCGCCCGAACAGTCCAGCGCCGTGCTCGATGCCCTCTACACCCACAAGGTGGTCTTCTTTCGCGGTCAAGACCTGACGCCCGAACAGCACGTCGCGTTCAGTGCGGGGCTCGCGCCCGTGTTCACCGACCACCCCGCCTACCTGCCCACCCTCGACGGCCACCGCGAGATCGTGGTGCTCGAAGGGCAAGAGGGCGGTAGGGCGAATCTGTGGCACAGCGATGTGTCGATCTCGCCGAAGCCGCCGATGGGTTCGGTGCTCTACATGAAGCAGTGCCCCGAGAGTGGCGGCGACACCATGTGGGCCGACATGACCGCCGCCTACGAGGCGCTCTCGGATCGCATGAAGGCCTATCTCGACGGGCTCGAGGCGGTCCACGATCTCGCGGGCACCGTTCGCAACGTGGTGCGCGAGCGGTCCCAGGCGACGAAGTCGCCGACCGGCGCGATGCCCGACATGAGCGGCCTGCCCCGGGCGATCCACCCGGTCGTGCGGACCCATCCCGCGACGGGAAGGAAGATCCTCTACGTGAATCCCACCTTCACGGCGCATCTCGAAGGGCTGCCGCCGGCCGAGGCCGACGCGCTGCTGGCGTTCCTCTTCCAGCACCAGAACCAGCCCGAATTCCAGTGTCGCTGGCGGTGGCAGACGGGGGACGTCGCCATCTGGGACAACCGCGCCACCCACCACTACGCGATCGCCGACTACGGAGACGCCCCGCGCACGATCCACCGCACCACCCTCGAAGGGGAGGCCCCGTTCTGA
- a CDS encoding sulfatase-like hydrolase/transferase, which yields MRRLSLRSVATTGLALLALAATAAAAEKPNVVIFLADDLGWSDVGFHGEEVIETPSLDRLAAEGVQLDRFYTTPICSPTRAALMTGRDPMRLGVTYGVIMPWHTVGIHPDEVMLPEAFRRSGYQTAMVGKWHLGHAQETYHPNQRGFEHFYGHLHTEVGYFPPFANQGGRDFQRNGVTIDDEGYETYLLGKEGARWIRDRDKEKPFLLYMPFIAPHTPLEAPDDLLEKYADMEDDRKPARSAQTDDSRRINRLMLRDSARPVYAAVVDAMDQAVGMVLKALDEEGVAENTIVLFFSDNGGAAYATGGADNVPLRGGKGDTFEGGIRVVSVLRYPAKLKAGTVNESIMSAMDVFPTFAEAAGVPVETKYEQNGRSLWQELEQGSRKAREEYLFFASETPIRGHFNITAFNDEWKLVQVIDQGLLGADVQTHLFRIAEDPYEHNNVASAHPDVVAEMSEAIHEWRNLYPVSGTRHSLVPPPGWRAPKDWSTYPVPVEDLQEEPAPGMAPTYALPVLDYQHGEAGRLIYDCEPYAILGGGLCK from the coding sequence ATGCGCCGCCTATCCCTGCGTTCCGTCGCGACCACCGGTCTTGCGCTGCTGGCGCTCGCCGCCACCGCCGCCGCAGCCGAGAAGCCGAACGTCGTGATCTTCCTCGCCGACGACCTCGGCTGGTCGGACGTCGGCTTTCACGGCGAAGAGGTGATCGAGACCCCATCGCTCGACAGGTTGGCCGCCGAAGGCGTGCAGCTCGATCGCTTCTACACCACGCCCATCTGCTCGCCCACGCGTGCGGCGCTGATGACCGGCCGCGACCCGATGCGACTGGGCGTGACCTACGGCGTGATCATGCCCTGGCACACCGTCGGCATTCACCCCGATGAGGTGATGCTGCCCGAAGCGTTCCGACGCTCGGGGTACCAGACGGCCATGGTCGGCAAATGGCACCTGGGCCACGCGCAGGAGACCTATCACCCGAACCAGCGCGGCTTCGAGCATTTCTACGGTCACCTCCACACCGAGGTCGGCTACTTCCCGCCCTTCGCCAACCAGGGGGGCCGCGACTTCCAACGCAACGGCGTGACGATCGATGACGAGGGCTACGAGACCTACCTGCTGGGCAAGGAAGGCGCGCGCTGGATTCGAGACCGCGACAAGGAGAAGCCGTTCCTGCTCTACATGCCCTTCATCGCTCCCCACACGCCACTCGAAGCGCCCGACGACCTGCTCGAGAAGTACGCGGACATGGAAGACGATCGCAAGCCGGCGCGCAGCGCCCAGACCGACGACTCGCGGCGCATCAACCGGCTGATGCTGCGGGACAGCGCGCGCCCGGTGTACGCCGCCGTGGTCGACGCGATGGATCAGGCGGTCGGCATGGTGCTGAAGGCACTCGATGAGGAGGGCGTCGCCGAGAACACGATCGTGCTCTTCTTCAGCGACAACGGCGGGGCCGCCTACGCGACCGGCGGGGCCGACAACGTGCCGCTACGCGGCGGCAAGGGAGACACCTTCGAGGGCGGAATCCGCGTGGTGTCCGTACTGCGCTACCCGGCGAAGCTGAAGGCCGGCACCGTGAACGAGAGCATCATGTCGGCGATGGACGTCTTTCCGACCTTCGCCGAAGCCGCCGGCGTGCCCGTGGAGACGAAGTACGAACAGAACGGGCGCAGTCTCTGGCAGGAGCTCGAGCAGGGCTCGCGCAAGGCCCGTGAGGAGTACCTCTTCTTCGCGTCCGAGACGCCGATCCGCGGCCATTTCAACATCACCGCCTTCAACGACGAATGGAAGCTCGTCCAGGTGATCGACCAGGGGCTACTCGGTGCGGACGTCCAGACGCATCTGTTTCGCATCGCCGAGGACCCCTACGAGCACAACAACGTGGCGAGCGCCCACCCCGATGTCGTGGCCGAGATGTCCGAAGCGATTCACGAGTGGCGCAACCTCTACCCCGTGTCGGGCACCCGGCACAGTCTGGTTCCGCCGCCGGGTTGGCGCGCGCCGAAGGATTGGTCGACCTACCCCGTTCCCGTCGAGGATCTCCAGGAAGAGCCGGCGCCCGGGATGGCCCCCACCTACGCGCTCCCGGTGCTCGACTATCAGCACGGGGAGGCGGGGCGCTTGATCTATGACTGCGAGCCGTATGCGATCCTCGGCGGCGGTCTCTGCAAGTAG
- a CDS encoding SDR family oxidoreductase, with the protein MEHFEGKVAVITGGARGIGLGIARAFAAEGMRVLLGDIDAATVEAAADELRQGGAQAHGVAVDVRDAESVEALVAASQEHFGGADVVVNNAGVYLGGPMSGLTFDDWRFVLDVNLDGMFRVGQRFAQLLREQGRGGHVVNTASIGGFLSHGEGVAYAVSKYGVVAYSEALRGELEPHGIGVSTLCPGPIDTELPASDRLRSASDQSGAVSEALAPFIRDGMKPDDVGPIVVRGIRKNLAYIFTHDDMRELFATRFQNVLNAMDEISG; encoded by the coding sequence ATGGAACACTTCGAAGGAAAGGTCGCCGTGATCACGGGCGGCGCGCGCGGCATCGGTCTGGGGATTGCGCGGGCCTTCGCGGCGGAGGGGATGCGGGTCCTGCTCGGGGATATCGACGCAGCAACCGTCGAAGCCGCGGCCGACGAGTTGCGCCAGGGCGGTGCCCAGGCCCACGGTGTGGCGGTCGACGTGCGCGATGCCGAATCGGTCGAGGCCCTGGTCGCTGCAAGCCAGGAGCACTTCGGCGGCGCCGACGTCGTCGTGAACAACGCCGGGGTCTACCTCGGCGGGCCGATGAGCGGGCTCACCTTCGACGATTGGCGCTTCGTGCTCGACGTGAACCTCGACGGGATGTTCCGGGTGGGTCAGCGCTTCGCGCAGCTCCTACGCGAGCAGGGACGCGGCGGCCACGTCGTGAACACGGCCTCCATCGGCGGCTTCCTTTCCCACGGTGAGGGCGTGGCGTACGCGGTGAGCAAGTACGGCGTCGTCGCCTACTCCGAAGCGCTCCGGGGGGAACTCGAGCCCCACGGCATCGGGGTGTCCACCCTGTGTCCGGGTCCGATCGACACGGAGCTACCGGCCTCCGACCGGCTGCGCAGCGCCTCCGACCAGAGTGGCGCGGTGTCGGAAGCCCTCGCCCCGTTCATCCGCGATGGCATGAAGCCCGACGACGTCGGTCCGATCGTCGTCCGCGGAATCCGCAAGAACCTCGCCTACATCTTCACCCACGACGACATGCGCGAGCTCTTCGCAACGCGCTTCCAGAACGTATTGAACGCGATGGACGAAATTTCTGGCTGA
- a CDS encoding LLM class F420-dependent oxidoreductase: MKLGVQLGYWQAQPNPNFVELAQEAERCGYDSVWTAEAWGSDAFTPLAWIGAHTERIKLGTAIVQISARTPTSTAMHALTLDHLSKGRLLLGLGVSGPQVVEGWYGQPFSKPLSRTREYVDIVRQVLKREKPVESAGPHYPLPYKGEGSWGLGKPLRPITHPLRADVPIYLGAEGPKNVALAAEVADGWLPLYYSPFRPEVYSESLGSLKPGFEIAVGTSVNITDDVEAGLMATKFMLGFYIGGMGAKKRNFHKELMARMGFEAEADQIQELFMAGKRNEAAQAVPNEFADEITLTGPIERIRDRLDAWKETPVTSILVQPTNVETLRAVAEIVL, from the coding sequence GTGAAGCTCGGAGTGCAGCTCGGATACTGGCAGGCCCAGCCCAATCCCAACTTCGTCGAACTCGCCCAGGAGGCCGAACGCTGCGGCTACGACTCGGTCTGGACCGCCGAGGCCTGGGGCTCGGACGCCTTCACCCCGCTCGCCTGGATCGGCGCCCACACCGAGCGCATCAAGCTGGGCACGGCGATCGTCCAGATCTCGGCGCGCACCCCCACGTCGACGGCGATGCACGCCCTCACCCTCGACCATCTCTCGAAGGGCCGGCTGCTCCTCGGCCTGGGCGTGAGCGGGCCCCAGGTCGTCGAAGGCTGGTACGGCCAGCCCTTCTCGAAGCCGCTGTCGCGGACCCGCGAGTACGTCGACATCGTGCGCCAGGTCTTGAAGCGCGAGAAACCCGTCGAGAGCGCCGGACCCCACTACCCGCTCCCCTACAAGGGCGAGGGAAGCTGGGGGCTCGGGAAGCCCCTGCGCCCGATCACCCACCCGCTGCGCGCCGACGTCCCGATCTACCTTGGCGCGGAGGGTCCGAAGAACGTCGCGCTCGCGGCTGAAGTCGCCGACGGCTGGCTTCCCCTCTACTACTCCCCCTTCCGACCCGAGGTGTACAGCGAGTCGCTCGGAAGCCTGAAGCCAGGCTTCGAGATCGCGGTGGGCACCAGCGTCAACATCACCGACGACGTCGAGGCCGGCTTGATGGCGACGAAGTTCATGCTGGGCTTCTACATCGGCGGGATGGGCGCGAAGAAGCGCAACTTCCACAAAGAGCTGATGGCGCGGATGGGCTTCGAGGCCGAAGCCGACCAGATCCAGGAGCTGTTCATGGCGGGCAAGCGCAACGAAGCCGCCCAGGCCGTCCCGAACGAGTTCGCCGACGAGATCACGCTCACCGGCCCGATCGAGCGGATTCGCGATCGTCTCGACGCCTGGAAGGAAACGCCGGTCACGTCGATCCTGGTGCAGCCCACCAACGTAGAAACGCTTCGCGCCGTCGCGGAGATCGTTCTTTAG